In Streptomyces showdoensis, the following proteins share a genomic window:
- a CDS encoding GNAT family N-acetyltransferase: MNDLRIETVRIGTAGAVAPSGATTGAGLLEDWRLIHNRIIPTAPLSPEDVRERAGRNRLDVAYADGVAVGCSTVRPPDEETPAATVIARVLPGFRGRGYGTALYEHGLAHARTLSDEGVETVVLASNTEGLRFALARGFVETERYVLPGDTVPFVTLRLAEDPTPAP, translated from the coding sequence ATGAACGATCTTCGTATCGAGACGGTCCGCATCGGGACGGCCGGGGCGGTGGCCCCCTCCGGCGCCACGACCGGCGCGGGCCTCCTGGAGGACTGGCGGCTGATCCACAACAGGATCATCCCCACCGCCCCGCTCTCCCCCGAGGACGTCCGCGAGCGCGCGGGCCGCAACCGGCTCGACGTCGCCTACGCGGACGGCGTCGCCGTCGGCTGCTCCACCGTGCGGCCGCCCGACGAGGAGACCCCGGCCGCCACGGTCATCGCCCGCGTGCTGCCCGGTTTCCGTGGCCGCGGGTACGGGACGGCGCTGTACGAGCACGGCCTCGCGCACGCCCGGACGCTGAGCGACGAGGGCGTGGAGACGGTGGTGCTGGCGAGCAACACGGAGGGGCTCCGCTTCGCGCTGGCCCGGGGCTTCGTGGAGACGGAACGGTACGTCCTGCCGGGCGACACGGTGCCGTTCGTGACGCTGCGGCTGGCCGAGGACCCGACGCCCGCCCCGTAA
- a CDS encoding L,D-transpeptidase family protein produces the protein MPVRKGTATVLTCALSAALVLTGCTAGRSPAPPPSAARDRHDGRDAGAVPDGANRAPRERQRPPRAPERIAGIGPVTQARIPDGTTQVLVASGDAADGNVVTAVLHERDPAGHWHPVAGPWAGHNALRGWTDAHQAGDLRSPTGVYRIGDAGGRLPDPGARVPYDQDEEFEVSGTGFLGEPLEGSFDYVVAIDYNRVAGTTPLNKERPLGPERGGGVWIHVDHGGPTQACVSLPRENMAELLRALDPAREPVVVMGPRDEIAR, from the coding sequence ATGCCCGTCCGCAAGGGCACCGCAACGGTGCTGACCTGTGCCCTGTCCGCGGCCCTGGTGCTGACCGGCTGCACCGCCGGCCGCTCCCCGGCCCCGCCGCCGTCCGCCGCCCGGGACCGGCACGACGGCCGGGACGCGGGAGCGGTTCCCGACGGGGCGAACCGCGCGCCGCGGGAACGCCAGCGGCCGCCGCGCGCGCCCGAACGCATCGCTGGCATCGGCCCCGTGACGCAGGCCCGCATCCCCGACGGCACTACCCAGGTGCTCGTGGCGAGCGGCGACGCGGCCGACGGCAACGTGGTCACCGCCGTGCTCCACGAGCGGGACCCGGCCGGGCACTGGCACCCGGTCGCAGGGCCCTGGGCCGGCCACAACGCCCTGCGCGGCTGGACGGACGCCCATCAGGCGGGCGACCTGCGCTCGCCGACCGGGGTCTACCGGATCGGCGACGCGGGCGGCCGCCTCCCCGACCCGGGCGCGCGGGTCCCGTACGACCAGGACGAGGAGTTCGAGGTCTCGGGCACCGGCTTCCTCGGGGAGCCCCTGGAGGGTTCCTTCGACTACGTCGTGGCGATCGACTACAACCGCGTCGCGGGGACGACCCCGCTGAACAAGGAACGCCCGCTGGGGCCCGAGCGGGGCGGCGGCGTCTGGATCCACGTCGACCACGGCGGCCCCACCCAGGCCTGTGTCTCCCTGCCCCGCGAGAACATGGCGGAGCTGCTGCGCGCCCTCGACCCGGCACGCGAGCCCGTGGTCGTGATGGGCCCGCGGGACGAGATCGCCCGCTGA
- a CDS encoding DUF523 domain-containing protein, with translation MESVLVSACLRGVPCRYDGRDKPSAALDAALAGRAAVPFCPEGAGGLPTPRRPAETVGGDGHAVLDGTAKVVDDEGTDVTAEFVAGARRALARARATGCTEALLMPRSPSCGRGRVYDGTFTGELVPGDGVTAALLERHGIRVRPAPGV, from the coding sequence ATGGAATCCGTACTGGTCAGCGCCTGCCTGCGGGGCGTGCCGTGCCGCTACGACGGGCGCGACAAGCCCTCGGCCGCGCTCGACGCGGCGCTCGCGGGCCGCGCGGCGGTCCCGTTCTGCCCGGAGGGCGCCGGCGGGCTGCCGACCCCGCGGCGGCCCGCCGAGACGGTCGGCGGCGACGGGCACGCGGTCCTGGACGGCACGGCGAAGGTCGTGGACGACGAAGGCACGGACGTGACCGCCGAGTTCGTCGCCGGGGCCCGACGCGCCCTGGCCCGGGCCAGGGCGACGGGCTGCACCGAAGCGCTGCTGATGCCGCGCAGCCCCTCCTGCGGCCGCGGCCGGGTGTACGACGGGACGTTCACCGGCGAGCTCGTGCCGGGCGACGGGGTCACGGCGGCGCTCCTGGAGCGCCACGGCATCAGGGTGAGGCCCGCGCCCGGGGTCTGA
- a CDS encoding NAD(P)/FAD-dependent oxidoreductase has translation MSRPRILVVGAGFAGVGCVRRLERRLTGREAAISLLSPFSYQLYLPLLPQVASGVLTPQSVALSLRRSERHRTRIIPGGAVGVDTAAKVCVVRTISGELETEPYDHLVLAPGSVTRTFDIPGLAEHARGMKTLAEAAYIRDHVIAQLDLADASQDEAERTARLQFVVVGGGYAGTETAACLQLLTRNAVKRYPRLDPRLIKWHLVDIAPTLMPELGPKLGGAALEILRKRGIEVSLGVSVASVDDENVTLTDGRVLPCRTLIWTAGVAASPLIGTLGAETLRGRLVVGSDMAVPGLDGVWALGDAAAVPDLAKGEGGAICPPTAQHAMRQGKAVADNLVATLRGEPTRPYVHKDLGLVVDLGGLDGVSKPLGVELHGMPAQAVARAYHWAALRTNVAKTRVMTNWLLNAVAGDDFVRTGFLASKSGTLRDFEYTDVYLTPEQVRSHTASLRAGGS, from the coding sequence GTGTCTCGACCGAGAATCCTCGTGGTGGGCGCCGGTTTCGCAGGGGTCGGGTGCGTGCGGCGCCTGGAACGGCGGCTGACCGGACGGGAGGCGGCGATCTCGCTCCTGTCTCCCTTCTCCTACCAGCTGTACCTGCCGCTGCTGCCGCAGGTCGCCTCCGGCGTGCTGACCCCGCAGTCGGTGGCCCTCTCGCTGCGGCGCAGCGAGCGGCACCGCACCCGGATCATCCCGGGCGGCGCGGTCGGCGTGGACACCGCCGCCAAGGTCTGCGTGGTGCGCACCATCTCGGGCGAGCTGGAGACCGAGCCGTACGACCACCTGGTCCTCGCCCCGGGCAGCGTCACCCGCACCTTCGACATCCCCGGTCTCGCCGAGCACGCCCGGGGCATGAAGACGCTCGCCGAGGCGGCGTACATCCGCGACCACGTGATCGCCCAGCTCGACCTCGCCGACGCCAGCCAGGACGAGGCCGAACGGACGGCGCGGCTGCAGTTCGTGGTGGTCGGCGGCGGCTACGCGGGGACGGAGACGGCGGCCTGCCTCCAACTGCTCACCCGCAACGCCGTCAAGCGCTATCCGCGCCTGGACCCCCGGCTCATCAAGTGGCACCTGGTCGACATCGCGCCCACGCTCATGCCCGAACTCGGCCCGAAGCTGGGCGGGGCCGCCCTCGAGATCCTGCGCAAGCGCGGCATCGAGGTCTCCCTCGGCGTCTCGGTCGCCTCCGTGGACGACGAGAACGTGACCCTCACCGACGGCCGGGTGCTGCCCTGCCGCACCCTGATCTGGACGGCCGGCGTGGCCGCCAGCCCGCTCATCGGCACGCTCGGCGCCGAGACGCTGCGCGGCCGGCTGGTGGTCGGCTCGGACATGGCGGTGCCCGGCCTGGACGGCGTGTGGGCGCTGGGCGACGCGGCCGCGGTGCCGGACCTCGCCAAGGGCGAGGGCGGCGCGATCTGCCCGCCCACGGCCCAGCACGCGATGCGCCAGGGCAAGGCGGTCGCGGACAACCTGGTCGCGACGCTGCGGGGCGAGCCGACCCGCCCGTACGTCCACAAGGACCTCGGGCTGGTGGTCGACCTGGGCGGCCTCGACGGCGTGTCCAAGCCGCTCGGCGTCGAGCTGCACGGCATGCCGGCCCAGGCGGTGGCCCGCGCCTACCACTGGGCGGCGCTGCGCACCAACGTGGCGAAGACCAGGGTGATGACCAACTGGCTGCTGAACGCGGTGGCCGGCGACGACTTCGTCCGCACCGGCTTCCTGGCCTCGAAGTCGGGCACGCTGCGGGACTTCGAGTACACGGACGTCTACCTCACTCCGGAGCAGGTCCGCTCCCACACGGCCTCGCTGCGGGCCGGCGGGTCCTGA
- a CDS encoding aspartate:alanine exchanger family transporter, translating to MWQFFADNPWFTLFVVIAAGSLFGMVRFGPVKLGAAGVLFVGLLLGALDPDIGPAVPAGLAVFGLALYVYTVGLEAGPAFFRELRPQLGVMIGAIAALVVTAVVVGLLGNKVFGIPGTYLAGGYAGIGTTTPGLAAAQASSDQPTEPATGYAIGYPLAVVLTILFVSAIAAVRSWPARRDPGTGLPDRLVTRTVTVDRARTWGEVPGVAEGQLLASVHQPVGGAPRVAGGLDVLAPGDRVVLVGGPEAVADGIKALGREDAEHLLDRRDTVDYRRILLTNPDLAGRTVGELALSDRYGAMATRVRRGDQDLLAHDDLLLQLDDRVRVVMPRARTAEVTGYLGDTEAKVSEVSAVSMGLGLAAGFLIGIPKFTVGSTTLSLGTAAGPLVMAMVLGRLRRTGPLVWVLPTRANLTLRQIGLLVFLACVGLTSGYAFRREAFSLFGLKLLLVLLVSAVLSYALMVLVARLLGQSRPRTMGLLAGYVGNPAITAYANSRVSDSRVNTGYATLFALAILVKIVCIQLIVGL from the coding sequence ATGTGGCAGTTCTTCGCGGACAACCCCTGGTTCACCCTCTTCGTCGTCATCGCCGCCGGCTCGCTCTTCGGCATGGTCCGCTTCGGACCGGTGAAGCTCGGAGCGGCCGGGGTGCTGTTCGTCGGGCTGCTGCTGGGCGCCCTCGACCCGGACATCGGACCCGCCGTCCCCGCCGGGCTCGCCGTCTTCGGCCTCGCCCTGTACGTGTACACGGTCGGCCTGGAGGCCGGTCCCGCCTTCTTCCGCGAGCTGCGCCCCCAGCTCGGCGTGATGATCGGCGCGATCGCCGCCCTCGTCGTCACCGCCGTCGTGGTCGGCCTGCTCGGCAACAAGGTCTTCGGGATCCCCGGCACCTACCTGGCCGGCGGCTACGCCGGCATCGGCACCACCACCCCCGGCCTCGCCGCCGCCCAGGCCTCCTCCGACCAGCCCACCGAACCGGCCACCGGCTACGCCATCGGCTACCCGCTCGCCGTCGTCCTGACGATCCTCTTCGTCTCGGCCATCGCGGCCGTCCGCTCCTGGCCGGCCCGCCGCGACCCCGGCACCGGACTGCCCGACCGGCTCGTCACCCGCACCGTGACGGTCGACCGCGCCCGGACGTGGGGCGAGGTCCCCGGTGTGGCCGAAGGGCAGCTGCTGGCCAGCGTCCACCAGCCCGTCGGCGGGGCCCCGCGGGTGGCCGGCGGCCTCGACGTCCTGGCCCCCGGCGACCGGGTGGTCCTGGTCGGCGGTCCCGAGGCCGTCGCGGACGGCATCAAGGCGCTCGGCCGGGAGGACGCGGAACACCTGCTCGACCGGCGCGACACCGTCGACTACCGCCGCATCCTGCTCACCAACCCCGATCTCGCCGGGCGGACCGTCGGCGAGCTCGCGCTGTCCGACCGGTACGGAGCCATGGCCACCCGGGTCCGCCGCGGCGACCAGGACCTCCTCGCCCACGACGACCTGCTGCTCCAGCTCGACGACCGGGTCCGGGTCGTCATGCCCCGGGCCCGTACCGCCGAGGTCACCGGCTACCTCGGCGACACCGAGGCCAAGGTGAGCGAGGTCAGCGCCGTCAGCATGGGCCTGGGGCTCGCCGCCGGCTTCCTCATCGGCATCCCGAAGTTCACCGTCGGCTCCACGACCCTCTCCCTCGGCACCGCGGCCGGCCCCCTCGTCATGGCGATGGTCCTCGGCCGCCTGCGCCGCACGGGCCCGCTGGTCTGGGTGCTGCCCACCCGCGCCAACCTGACCCTGCGCCAGATCGGTCTCCTCGTCTTCCTGGCCTGCGTCGGCCTCACCTCCGGATACGCGTTCCGGCGCGAGGCCTTCTCCCTCTTCGGCTTGAAGCTGCTGCTCGTGCTCCTGGTGAGCGCCGTCCTGAGCTACGCCCTGATGGTCCTGGTGGCCCGGCTGCTGGGCCAGAGCCGCCCCCGCACGATGGGCCTGCTGGCCGGCTACGTGGGAAACCCCGCCATCACGGCGTACGCGAACAGCAGGGTCTCCGACAGCCGGGTGAACACCGGATACGCGACGCTCTTCGCCCTCGCCATCCTGGTGAAGATCGTCTGCATCCAGCTCATCGTCGGGCTCTGA
- a CDS encoding phosphocholine-specific phospholipase C, with the protein MLPISRRGFVGIGAGLAAGAALPAGPAAAAAGEAVSAAAAGATGTITDVKHVVILMQENRSFDHYFGRLRGVRGFGDKAAGNIPGGWGTFNQPNWGGRQYPWKLSSTPPAGGVDGETLAQCNGDLPHSWSSQHAAWNKGRMDNWVTGVGNTRTLGHLDRGDIPFHYALADAYTICDAYFCSTLSATGPNRTFLWSGKVDASSKDGGDESGLTWETYAEALQRAGMSWKVYQNAQDNYGDNGLAYFKRFTDAKPGDPLYDRGMGSVPKVTGSTPDDIAAAIRADVVAGTLPQVSWVVANEAFSEHPYAPPGDGAHFVDLVYRALSANPEVFDSTVLFLNYDENDGFFDHVPPPVAPPGTPGEYIDGIPVGLGFRVPMIVMSPWTRGGWVSSEVFDHTSVLRFMETWTAALGTPATCPNISAWRRKVVGDLTGVFDFARPVYGLPANLPSTAKVIGQSTCGPLPNPVPQDNALPPQEPGTRPARAVPYQVNGNLDRFEFGAAGKILAWFSMSNQGTEARRPAHFSIHPHQYRDTAAWQYTVDPGGTSSDYFNIGLGSGSGKYDISMMGPNRFLRRFIGDASKAGKDIEVAARFATEPGTGKTAIWFRMTNSSSSAVTFTVRPNAYRTDGPWTYTVPANSSREDYFNAVAYSNGWYDFTILADLDGTWSRRYTGHIETGAPSVSG; encoded by the coding sequence ATGCTTCCCATCAGCCGCAGAGGATTCGTCGGGATCGGGGCGGGGCTCGCCGCCGGGGCCGCGTTGCCGGCCGGGCCGGCCGCGGCCGCCGCCGGGGAGGCCGTGTCGGCCGCCGCGGCCGGGGCCACCGGCACCATCACCGACGTGAAGCACGTGGTGATCCTCATGCAGGAGAACCGCAGCTTCGACCACTACTTCGGGCGGCTGCGCGGCGTACGGGGCTTCGGCGACAAGGCCGCCGGGAACATCCCCGGCGGCTGGGGTACGTTCAACCAGCCCAACTGGGGCGGCCGGCAGTACCCGTGGAAGCTCAGCTCCACTCCCCCGGCCGGCGGCGTCGACGGCGAGACCCTGGCCCAGTGCAACGGCGACCTCCCGCACAGCTGGAGCTCGCAGCACGCCGCCTGGAACAAGGGCCGGATGGACAACTGGGTCACGGGCGTGGGCAACACCCGCACCCTGGGCCACCTGGACCGCGGCGACATCCCCTTCCACTACGCGCTCGCCGACGCGTACACCATCTGCGACGCCTATTTCTGCTCGACGCTGAGCGCCACCGGCCCCAACCGCACCTTCCTGTGGAGCGGCAAGGTCGACGCCTCCAGCAAGGACGGCGGCGACGAGTCCGGGCTGACCTGGGAGACGTACGCGGAGGCCCTCCAGCGCGCCGGGATGAGCTGGAAGGTCTACCAGAACGCGCAGGACAACTACGGCGACAACGGTCTCGCGTACTTCAAGAGGTTCACCGACGCCAAGCCCGGCGACCCGCTGTACGACCGGGGCATGGGCTCGGTCCCCAAGGTCACCGGCTCGACCCCGGACGACATCGCCGCCGCGATCCGCGCGGACGTCGTCGCGGGCACCCTGCCGCAGGTCTCCTGGGTGGTGGCCAACGAGGCGTTCTCCGAGCACCCCTACGCCCCGCCCGGCGACGGCGCCCACTTCGTGGACCTGGTGTACCGCGCCCTCTCCGCGAACCCCGAGGTCTTCGACTCGACCGTGCTCTTCCTCAACTACGACGAGAACGACGGCTTCTTCGACCACGTGCCGCCGCCGGTCGCGCCGCCCGGGACTCCCGGCGAGTACATCGACGGGATACCGGTCGGTCTCGGCTTCCGCGTCCCGATGATTGTCATGTCCCCGTGGACCCGTGGCGGCTGGGTCAGCTCCGAGGTCTTCGACCACACCTCCGTGCTGCGCTTCATGGAGACCTGGACGGCGGCGCTCGGCACCCCCGCCACCTGCCCCAACATCAGCGCCTGGCGGCGGAAGGTGGTGGGCGACCTGACCGGTGTCTTCGACTTCGCCCGCCCGGTGTACGGCCTCCCGGCCAACCTGCCCTCCACCGCCAAGGTCATCGGCCAGTCCACCTGCGGCCCGCTGCCCAACCCGGTCCCCCAGGACAACGCCCTGCCGCCGCAGGAGCCGGGCACGCGTCCCGCGCGCGCCGTGCCGTACCAGGTGAACGGCAACCTCGACCGCTTCGAGTTCGGCGCCGCCGGGAAGATCCTCGCCTGGTTCTCCATGAGCAACCAGGGCACCGAGGCCCGCCGCCCCGCGCACTTCTCGATCCACCCGCACCAGTACCGCGACACCGCCGCCTGGCAGTACACGGTCGACCCGGGCGGCACGTCGAGCGACTACTTCAACATCGGGCTCGGTTCGGGTTCGGGGAAGTACGACATCTCGATGATGGGCCCCAACCGCTTCCTGCGCCGCTTCATCGGCGACGCGTCCAAGGCGGGCAAGGACATCGAGGTGGCGGCCCGGTTCGCGACGGAGCCCGGCACCGGCAAGACGGCGATCTGGTTCAGGATGACCAACTCCTCGTCCTCCGCCGTCACCTTCACCGTCCGCCCCAACGCCTACCGGACGGACGGCCCCTGGACCTACACGGTCCCGGCGAACTCCTCCCGCGAGGACTACTTCAACGCCGTGGCGTACAGCAACGGCTGGTACGACTTCACGATCCTCGCCGACCTCGACGGCACCTGGTCGCGCCGGTACACCGGTCACATCGAGACGGGGGCGCCCAGCGTCAGCGGCTGA
- a CDS encoding ester cyclase, with protein MGEAREVMDRFTEAVTHGDLAAISGLLAEDAVALTPDGGEMTGRDTIVEYWRSMTTSIPDATFTYRNRFEIGDTAIDEGIYTGKNTGPIPLPDGETLPATGRTVNIRGIDLAQVRDGRIRSYRLYFDQTEFLDQLGLLPEG; from the coding sequence ATGGGCGAGGCACGCGAGGTCATGGACCGTTTCACCGAGGCGGTGACCCATGGGGACCTGGCGGCGATCTCCGGCCTCCTCGCCGAGGACGCCGTCGCCCTCACCCCCGACGGGGGCGAGATGACGGGGCGCGACACGATCGTCGAGTACTGGCGCTCGATGACCACGTCGATCCCCGATGCGACGTTCACCTACCGGAACCGCTTCGAGATCGGCGACACCGCGATCGACGAGGGCATCTACACCGGCAAGAACACGGGCCCCATCCCGCTCCCCGACGGCGAGACGCTGCCGGCGACGGGCCGGACCGTCAACATCCGAGGGATCGACCTGGCGCAGGTGAGGGACGGCCGGATCCGGAGCTACCGGCTCTACTTCGACCAGACGGAGTTCCTGGACCAGCTCGGACTGCTGCCGGAGGGCTGA
- a CDS encoding prolyl oligopeptidase family serine peptidase: protein MTETSADTGGTDPYLWLEEVDGERALDWVRERNAETRAELAGGDGFDALVAELREVLDAPDRIPYTRRRGPYLYNFWQGAEHPRGVWRRTTLEEYRTDAPDWDVLLDLDALAAAEGEDWTWAGAQVLRPAFRRALVSLARGGGDAVVVREYDLAERAFVEDGFRLPEAKTDIGWIDEDHVFVGTDHGPGSMTASGYPRTVRRWRRGTPLDAAEPVHEGAESDLAVSAWHDPTEGFERDFVARYRDFWNQETHLLTEGGELRRIEVPDDAESSVHREWLLVTPKAPWLGQPAGSLLAFRFDAFLAGRREPEVLFTPDARTALAGHSWTRNHLVVETLQDVASRMHVLTPPTGPGDWKRRELADIPPLASAAVTDTDPDSGDEYFLSLTGHLVPPSLHRGEIGGPDERIKQVPARFDATGLDARQYFATSADGTRVPYTVVGRHGALPGPTLLTGYGGFEIALTPSYDTVRGRAWLARGGTYVVAGIRGGGEYGPRWHRSALKADRPRAYEDFEAVARDLVARGVTSPERLGITGGSNGGLLMGAMLVRSPELFGAIVGHVPLLDMLRFHRLLAGASWIAEYGDPDDPADRPHLAELSPYHRLEAGRPYPPVLLTTSTRDDRVHPGHARKAAARLRELGHRVLLHETLVGGHAGATDHEQTAYNSALEHTFLWRTLGS from the coding sequence ATGACGGAGACGAGCGCGGACACCGGCGGCACCGACCCCTACCTGTGGCTGGAGGAGGTCGACGGCGAGCGGGCCCTGGACTGGGTGCGCGAGCGGAACGCCGAGACGCGCGCCGAGCTCGCGGGCGGCGACGGCTTCGACGCCCTCGTCGCCGAGCTGCGCGAGGTCCTCGACGCGCCCGACCGGATCCCCTACACCCGCCGCCGCGGCCCGTACCTCTACAACTTCTGGCAGGGTGCCGAACACCCCCGGGGCGTGTGGCGCCGCACCACCCTGGAGGAGTACCGCACCGACGCGCCCGACTGGGACGTCCTGCTCGACCTCGACGCGCTGGCCGCCGCCGAGGGCGAGGACTGGACCTGGGCCGGGGCGCAGGTGCTGCGCCCCGCCTTCCGGCGCGCCCTCGTGAGCCTCGCCCGCGGCGGCGGCGACGCCGTCGTCGTGCGGGAGTACGACCTGGCCGAGCGGGCATTCGTCGAGGACGGCTTCCGGCTGCCCGAGGCCAAGACCGACATCGGCTGGATCGACGAGGACCACGTCTTCGTCGGCACCGACCACGGCCCCGGCTCCATGACGGCCTCCGGCTACCCGCGCACCGTGCGCCGCTGGCGCCGCGGCACCCCGCTCGACGCGGCCGAGCCCGTCCACGAGGGAGCCGAGTCCGACCTCGCCGTCTCCGCCTGGCACGACCCCACCGAGGGCTTCGAGCGCGACTTCGTCGCCCGCTACCGGGACTTCTGGAACCAGGAGACCCACCTCCTCACCGAGGGGGGCGAGCTGCGCCGCATCGAGGTCCCCGACGACGCCGAGAGCTCCGTGCACCGCGAGTGGCTCCTGGTCACCCCCAAGGCGCCCTGGCTCGGACAGCCCGCCGGCTCCCTGCTCGCCTTCCGCTTCGACGCCTTCCTCGCCGGACGGCGCGAGCCCGAGGTCCTGTTCACCCCCGACGCGCGCACCGCCCTCGCCGGCCACTCCTGGACCCGCAACCACCTCGTCGTGGAGACCCTCCAGGACGTCGCCAGCCGGATGCACGTCCTCACCCCGCCCACCGGCCCGGGGGACTGGAAGCGCCGGGAACTCGCCGACATCCCGCCGCTGGCCTCCGCCGCCGTCACCGACACGGACCCCGACTCCGGCGACGAGTACTTCCTCTCCCTCACCGGCCACCTCGTCCCGCCCTCCCTGCACCGGGGCGAGATCGGCGGCCCGGACGAGCGGATCAAGCAGGTCCCCGCGCGCTTCGACGCGACCGGCCTCGACGCCCGGCAGTACTTCGCCACCTCCGCCGACGGCACCCGCGTCCCGTACACCGTCGTCGGCCGCCACGGGGCGCTCCCCGGCCCCACCCTGCTCACCGGCTACGGCGGCTTCGAGATCGCCCTGACCCCCTCGTACGACACCGTGCGCGGGCGCGCCTGGCTCGCCCGCGGCGGCACGTACGTGGTCGCCGGCATCCGCGGGGGCGGCGAGTACGGCCCGCGCTGGCACCGCAGCGCGCTCAAGGCCGACCGGCCCCGCGCCTACGAGGACTTCGAGGCCGTCGCCCGTGACCTCGTCGCGCGCGGCGTCACCAGCCCCGAGCGGCTCGGCATCACCGGCGGCAGCAACGGCGGCCTGCTCATGGGCGCGATGCTGGTCCGCAGCCCCGAACTGTTCGGCGCGATCGTCGGCCACGTCCCGCTGCTCGACATGCTGCGCTTCCACCGGCTCCTCGCCGGGGCCAGCTGGATCGCGGAGTACGGCGACCCCGACGACCCGGCCGACCGGCCGCACCTCGCGGAGCTCTCGCCCTACCACCGGCTCGAAGCCGGACGGCCCTACCCGCCGGTGCTGCTCACCACCTCGACCCGCGACGACCGGGTCCACCCGGGGCACGCCCGCAAGGCCGCCGCCCGGCTGCGCGAGCTCGGGCACCGGGTGCTGTTGCACGAGACGCTGGTCGGCGGCCACGCGGGCGCGACCGACCACGAGCAGACCGCCTACAACAGCGCCCTGGAGCACACCTTCCTGTGGCGGACGCTCGGCTCCTGA
- a CDS encoding class I SAM-dependent methyltransferase, with translation MTDAGRATGAGRPGHERVRRSYDTVAGEYLARIGDELDGKPLDRALLGAVVEQAGDGAVIADLGCGPGHVAAWIAGHGRTGGVVGVDLSPAMVALGRERHPGVEFREGDLLRLPARDGEFDAAVALYSLIHLAPGELGPALAEIRRTLRPGGLLLVSFHIGSEVRTLTEWWGHDVDVDFHFLRPADVAEALRGAGFRIEAELERGPYPHEAETRRCCLLARREG, from the coding sequence ATGACGGATGCGGGCAGGGCGACGGGGGCGGGGCGCCCGGGGCACGAGCGGGTGCGGCGCAGCTACGACACCGTGGCGGGCGAGTACCTCGCGCGGATCGGCGACGAACTCGACGGCAAGCCGCTCGACCGGGCGCTGCTGGGCGCGGTCGTCGAGCAGGCGGGCGACGGCGCGGTGATCGCCGACCTGGGCTGCGGGCCCGGTCACGTCGCCGCCTGGATCGCCGGGCACGGCCGTACCGGCGGCGTGGTGGGCGTGGACCTGTCCCCCGCCATGGTCGCCCTCGGCCGCGAGCGGCACCCCGGGGTCGAGTTCCGCGAGGGCGACCTGCTGCGGCTGCCGGCCCGCGACGGCGAGTTCGACGCGGCCGTCGCGCTCTACTCGCTGATCCACCTCGCACCCGGCGAGCTGGGCCCCGCCCTCGCCGAGATCCGCCGGACGCTGCGGCCCGGCGGCCTGCTCCTGGTCTCCTTCCACATCGGCTCCGAGGTGCGGACCCTGACCGAGTGGTGGGGTCACGACGTGGACGTCGACTTCCACTTCCTCCGGCCGGCCGACGTGGCCGAGGCGCTGCGCGGGGCCGGCTTCCGCATCGAGGCCGAGCTGGAGCGGGGTCCGTACCCGCACGAGGCGGAGACCAGGCGGTGCTGTCTGCTGGCGCGCCGCGAGGGCTGA